The following proteins come from a genomic window of Coregonus clupeaformis isolate EN_2021a chromosome 2, ASM2061545v1, whole genome shotgun sequence:
- the tmem129 gene encoding E3 ubiquitin-protein ligase TM129, whose product MDRPEVTFSLAYIVLAFCFVFTPNEFRSAGFTVQNLFSGWLGSEDIGFIQYHVRRTSVTLLVHSTLPLGYYMGMCIAAPEKYLAYVHLISDGWRAFFTLSLALQLFSWVLVIYWSRHKWGNHPISKNLKAHALPQSGWGAVASSVNTEFRRIDKFATGAPGARVLITDTWIMKVTTYYVHIALQQDTHLTVTDSRQHQLSPDSATPVQILTLRVASINPSVKPFDIRLNSTEYAELREKLHAPIRNAANVVIHQTMSDLFLETFKSQVEMNQVYQLTSGQELESCIGCMQVPANTKLLRLCQEEGEGECQQCYCRPMWCLTCMGKWFASRQDQQKPETWLGSRVPCPTCRAKFCILDVCIVP is encoded by the exons ATGGATCGGCCAGAAGTAACGTTTTCTTTAGCCTACATAGTATTAGCGTTTTGCTTTGTATTTACACCAAATGAATTCCGATCAGCTGGTTTCACCGTGCAAAATCTGTTTTCAGGATGGCTCGGAAGTGAAGATATAGGTTTCATTCAATATCATGTGAGGAGAACGAGCGTCACTTTATTAGTTCATTCAACTTTGCCACTTG GGTACTACATGGGAATGTGCATAGCAGCTCCAGAAAAGTATCTGGCCTATGTTCACTTAATAAGTGATGGCTGGAGGGCTTTCTTCACATTGTCACTGGCTCTTCAGCTCTTTAGCTGGGTGCTTGTCATCTACTGGTCTCGGCACAAATGGGGAAATCATCCAATATCAAAGAACCTTAAAGCTCATGCATTACCCCAGTCCGGCTGGGGGGCAGTTGCCTCCTCTGTCAACACAGAATTTCGTCGCATTGACAAGTTTGCAACGGGCGCTCCTGGGGCAAGGGTTCTCATCACTGACACCTGGATCATGAAGGTCACTACCTATTATGTACATATTGCACTGCAGCAAGACACTCACTTGACGGTCACAGACTCAAGGCAACACCAGCTCTCCCCTGACTCAGCCACTCCTGTTCAGATCCTGACACTCCGGGTCGCTAGCATCAACCCCAGCGTCAAGCCCTTTGACATAAG GCTCAACTCAACAGAATATGCAGAGCTGCGAGAGAAGCTGCATGCACCAATCAGGAACGCTGCCAACGTGGTCATTCACCAGACTATGAGTGACCTCTTCTTGGAAACATTCAAATCCCAGGTGGAAATGAACCAAGTCTACCAGCTGACCAGCGGACAG GAGCTGGAGTCCTGCATTGGTTGCATGCAGGTGCCCGCCAACACCAAACTGCTACGGCTATGCCAGGAGGAGGGCGAAGGGGAGTGCCAGCAGTGCTACTGTAGACCCATGTGGTGTCTCACCTGTATGGGCAAATGGTTTGCCAGCCGCCAGGACCAGCAGAAACCTGAGACCTGGTTGGGCAGCAGAGTGCCTTGCCCCACTTGCAGGGCCAAGTTCTGCATCCTGGACGTCTGCATTGTCCCCTGA
- the atoh8 gene encoding protein atonal homolog 8, translating to MRNPHLLSDGWKTINAKDATGNKKFKRKGRDPKRVTSDEVKHYQYDSIMDDDSMGELMEETCRNIVQKRLQDPSSVLSVEKSIITSGNPNTAIDMRINALPSTVTGKLPSSQSQPLTESTPTSRDSFNSTFPQVTSYGHQQSFGSDHTLQSRIVLCQRSEKSLSSASQTAYINSSDPVESPRKRLAETSGVVTEIKAVQQTRRLLANARERTRVHTISAAFEALRKQVPCYSYGQKLSKLAILRIACNYILSLAQLADLDYTPDHGNMSFRECVEQCTRTLQAEGRSKKRKE from the exons ATGAGGAATCCACATCTACTCAGCGATGGCTGGAAGACAATCAATGCAAAGGATGCAACTGGGAATAAAAAGTTTAAACGGAAAGGTCGGGACCCAAAACGTGTCACCAGTGACGAGGTCAAACATTACCAATATGATTCAATAATGGACGACGATTCTATGGGGGAACTGATGGAAGAGACATGTAGAAACATTGTCCAAAAAAGACTGCAAGACCCTAGTTCAGTTCTATCTGTGGAGAAATCCATAATTACATCTGGAAACCCGAATACTGCTATTGACATGAGGATAAATGCTTTACCATCAACAGTTACTGGGAAGCTCCCATCATCACAGTCACAGCCTTTAACCGAGTCAACACCGACAAGCAGAGACTCTTTTAACAGCACATTCCCACAGGTTACAAGTTATGGCCATCAACAGTCATTTGGGTCCGATCACACATTACAGTCCCGGATCGTCCTGTGCCAGCGCTCCGAGAAGTCCCTCTCCTCAGCCTCTCAGACCGCCTACATCAATAGCAGCGACCCGGTTGAATCGCCAAGGAAACGGCTAGCAGAAACTTCTGGCGTCGTCACTGAGATCAAAGCCGTTCAGCAGACACGGAGGCTACTGGCGAATGCCAGAGAGAGGACCCGGGTGCACACCATCAGTGCAGCCTTTGAGGCGCTGAGAAAGCAG GTGCCCTGCTACTCCTATGGACAGAAGTTGTCAAAGCTGGCTATATTAAGAATTGCCTGTAACTACATCCTGTCGCTGGCTCAGCTGGCAGACCTGGACTACACCCCAGATCATGGCAACATGAGCTTCAGAGAGTGTGTGGAGCAGTGCACCCGCACCCTGCAGGCTGAGGGACGCTCCAAGAAGAGAAAG GAGTAA
- the st3gal5 gene encoding lactosylceramide alpha-2,3-sialyltransferase: MRISKRCGSNRRFLVPLMVLGLMISLAVVTLHWFDTDSQMPLACHVDPNHRKLVHSFVRDILSNKCRPAFARKGVEARLQISSHVTDPFLWRDTPLTPEMFIYPPPFGFRGMRGKLKDVLNLLPAPSEQLKKECRRCVVMGNGGILRGLELGTLLDQFDVVIRLNSGPLRNYSKDVGNRTSIRMSYPEGSPKVWEDVDPELQFVAVVYKAVDFKWIRAMINRQRVSLWDWLFFWQKVPEEIPVDLSKFRVLNLEIIRQMAMDLLAFPSPQSRLWGWDQNVPTMGISALNLATYLCDEVSLAGFGYNLSQKEMPLHYYDNIPMTAMLEQNMHNVARERALLQSLVREGTVSDLTGGLHCTFCPS, from the exons ATGAGGATTTCAAAGCGCTGTGGCTCCAACAG ACGTTTCTTGGTGCCCTTGATGGTACTTGGGTTAATGATCTCACTGGCAGTTGTAACCCTTCATTGGTTTGATACTGACTCACAGATGCCTTTGGCATGCCACGTGGATCCCAACCACCGAAAG CTTGTGCACTCTTTTGTACGGGACATTCTTTCAAACAAGTGCAGACCAGCCTTTGCCAGAAAGGGAGTGGAAGCAAGGCTCCAGATCTCTAGTCATGTGACTGATCCTTTCCTGTGGCGGGACACACCGCTGACTCCAGAAATGTTCATATACCCCCCACCATTCGGGTTCCGTGGCATGCGTGGCAAACTGAAGGATGTCCTCAACCTCCTCCCTGCTCCATCAGAGCAGCTGAAGAAGGAGTGCAGACGCTGTGTGGTCATGGGAAATGGAGGAATCCTCCGTGGCCTGGAGCTTGGCACCCTGCTTGACCAGTTTGATGTTGTCATTAG GCTAAATAGTGGTCCTTTGAGGAACTACAGTAAAGATGTGGGGAACCGGACCTCCATCCGGATGAGCTACCCAGAGGGAAGCCCCAAGGTCTGGGAGGATGTGGACCCTGAGCTGCAGTTTGTGGCGGTGGTCTACAAGGCTGTAGACTTCAAGTGGATCAGAGCAATGATCAACAGACAAAGAGTT TCACTTTGGGACTGGCTGTTTTTCTGGCAGAAGGTGCCAGAGGAGATTCCAGTAGACTTATCAAAGTTCCGTGTGTTGAATCTGGAGATCATCAGGCAGATGGCGATGGATCTGTTGGCCTTCCCCTCCCCACAGTCACGCCTCTGGGGCTGGGACCAG AACGTGCCCACCATGGGCATCTCAGCCCTCAACCTGGCCACCTACCTGTGTGACGAGGTCAGCCTAGCAGGCTTTGGCTACAACCTCAGCCAGAAGGAGATGCCATTGCATTACTATGACAATATACCCATGACAGCTATGCTGGAGCAGAACATGCACAACGTGGCCCGTGAGAGGGCTCTCCTCCAGAGCCTGGTGAGGGAAGGGACTGTATCAGACCTTACAGGGGGCCTTCACTGCACTTTCTGCCCCAGCTGA